A region of Streptomyces paludis DNA encodes the following proteins:
- a CDS encoding LLM class flavin-dependent oxidoreductase yields the protein MRGVTRGTAPVPLSVLDLVTVGSGSTAAQALRTSAELARLAERRGYHRHWVAEHHSMPGVASSSPAVILAHLAAHTERIRLGSGGVMLPNHAPLVIAEQFGTLEALAPGRVDLGLGRAPGTDGATAAALRRSERLNEGADDFPQQLAELIRFLDDDFPDGHPYSRIHAVPGPVQGPPGRPPVWLLGSSGFSARLAGTLGLPFAFAHHFSAQNTVPALDLYRESFRPSSVLAEPYALIGVAALACDDEAEARAQVLTGALSMLRLRTGRAGLIPTPEEAAAYPYTAMERDFVDGWLTNIVHGTPDAVREGLNDLQKRTGADELMLTANSHGGATRLRSYDLIADAYGLPTE from the coding sequence ATCCGGGGGGTGACGCGCGGCACCGCACCCGTACCCCTGTCCGTACTGGACCTGGTCACCGTGGGCAGCGGCTCCACCGCCGCCCAGGCGCTCCGGACGAGCGCAGAGCTGGCCCGGCTCGCCGAGCGCAGGGGCTACCACCGCCACTGGGTCGCCGAGCACCACTCCATGCCGGGCGTCGCGTCGTCCTCCCCGGCGGTGATCCTCGCGCATCTCGCCGCGCACACCGAGCGCATCAGGCTCGGCTCCGGCGGGGTGATGCTCCCCAACCACGCGCCCCTGGTGATCGCCGAGCAGTTCGGCACCCTGGAGGCGCTCGCCCCGGGCCGCGTCGATCTGGGCCTCGGCCGCGCGCCGGGCACCGACGGGGCGACGGCCGCCGCGCTGCGCCGCTCCGAGCGGCTGAACGAGGGCGCCGACGACTTCCCGCAGCAGCTCGCCGAGCTGATCCGCTTCCTGGACGACGACTTCCCGGACGGCCACCCCTACTCCCGTATCCACGCGGTGCCCGGACCGGTGCAGGGGCCGCCCGGCCGCCCGCCGGTCTGGCTGCTCGGCTCCTCCGGCTTCAGCGCGCGGCTGGCGGGGACGCTGGGGCTGCCGTTCGCCTTCGCGCACCACTTCTCCGCGCAGAACACCGTCCCCGCGCTGGACCTCTACCGCGAGTCCTTCCGCCCCTCCTCGGTACTGGCCGAGCCGTACGCGCTGATCGGCGTCGCTGCCCTGGCCTGCGACGACGAGGCCGAGGCCCGCGCGCAGGTGCTGACCGGCGCCCTGTCCATGCTCCGGCTGCGCACCGGCCGCGCCGGGCTCATCCCGACGCCGGAGGAGGCCGCGGCGTACCCGTACACCGCCATGGAGCGGGACTTCGTGGACGGCTGGCTCACCAACATCGTCCACGGCACCCCGGACGCCGTGCGCGAGGGCCTGAACGACCTTCAGAAGCGCACCGGAGCCGACGAGCTGATGCTCACGGCCAACTCCCACGGCGGCGCGACGCGGCTGCGCAGCTATGACCTGATCGCGGACGCGTACGGCCTGCCGACGGAGTGA